A window of the Oscillospiraceae bacterium NTUH-002-81 genome harbors these coding sequences:
- a CDS encoding bifunctional adenosylcobinamide kinase/adenosylcobinamide-phosphate guanylyltransferase → MKVWKDNKQKDKKTLTVVVGGSGSGKSAFAEQILCGLPARQRFYVASMEPYGEEGARTIARHQALRAGKGFATVEKYRDVGTLSFPIDSAVLLECLSNLAANELFGGPVELTEENAAALTEKTADKITADLFRLRENCGHLVLVTNDIFADRDGETTLVQAYKQVLGTVNCRMAAAADTVIEVTAGIADVWKGAERRSADYECVE, encoded by the coding sequence ATGAAAGTTTGGAAGGACAACAAACAGAAAGATAAAAAAACGCTGACAGTGGTGGTTGGCGGCAGCGGCAGTGGGAAGTCCGCCTTTGCGGAGCAGATTTTGTGCGGACTTCCTGCAAGGCAGCGGTTTTATGTGGCGTCCATGGAGCCCTATGGCGAGGAAGGAGCCAGAACCATTGCCAGACATCAGGCGCTCCGGGCGGGCAAAGGCTTTGCCACCGTGGAAAAATACCGGGACGTGGGAACGCTTTCTTTTCCAATCGACAGTGCAGTACTGCTGGAATGTCTTTCCAATCTGGCGGCCAACGAGCTGTTTGGCGGCCCGGTGGAGCTTACAGAAGAAAATGCCGCCGCGTTGACAGAGAAAACGGCGGATAAGATCACGGCGGATTTGTTCCGGCTGCGGGAAAACTGCGGACATCTGGTGTTGGTGACCAATGACATTTTTGCGGACCGGGACGGGGAGACAACCCTGGTGCAGGCGTATAAACAGGTGCTGGGAACGGTGAACTGCCGGATGGCCGCGGCGGCGGATACGGTCATTGAGGTGACTGCCGGGATCGCGGATGTGTGGAAAGGCGCAGAAAGGAGAAGTGCAGACTATGAATGTGTGGAGTAG
- a CDS encoding 8-oxo-dGTP diphosphatase, whose protein sequence is MKLTTLCYLIKDGQWLMLYRNAGKQDGNEGKWIGVGGHFEEGESPEECMLREVREETGLTLTSHVFRGIVTFVSDCQETEYMFLYTAGGWKGTLGACDEGTLSWVPEAQVMNRPLWEGDRVFLRLLQTDAPFFSLKLVYHGEQLVEGILDGNPLAL, encoded by the coding sequence ATGAAGCTTACAACACTATGCTATCTGATCAAAGACGGCCAATGGCTGATGTTATATCGAAATGCCGGAAAACAGGACGGCAACGAAGGAAAATGGATCGGCGTGGGCGGCCATTTTGAGGAAGGGGAAAGCCCGGAGGAATGTATGCTTCGGGAAGTCCGGGAGGAAACGGGGCTGACGCTGACCTCCCATGTTTTTCGCGGTATTGTCACCTTTGTCTCAGATTGTCAGGAAACGGAATACATGTTTCTGTACACAGCGGGCGGCTGGAAAGGGACGTTGGGCGCCTGCGACGAGGGGACACTGAGCTGGGTGCCGGAAGCTCAGGTCATGAACCGACCGCTGTGGGAAGGTGACCGGGTATTTTTGCGGTTGCTGCAGACGGACGCACCTTTCTTTTCTCTGAAACTGGTGTATCACGGGGAACAGCTGGTGGAGGGAATCTTAGACGGAAATCCATTGGCGCTGTGA
- the cbiB gene encoding adenosylcobinamide-phosphate synthase CbiB, with amino-acid sequence MRILWIAVIAAILDLLLGDPLWMPHVVRLLGTVIGGLDRYLRSLTDRLPEEADRKQMERLCGILLCILVLGSTWVVWTVLRAVLYRISTWLGFAAECFLAYQLLAMRCLRKESIKVYHALAAGDVELARHNLSMIVGRDTAVLSREGIIRADVETVAENMSDGVVAPLFFLFLGGTLPMLLYKAVNTMDSMVGYRNETYQYFGTCAARLDDVLNFIPSRLSGLLLVAASWLCRMDGADAWQMFKRDRKKHASPNSAQTEAAMAGALGVTLGGDAWYFGVLHHKETLGEAKRSPEDADIKRANRLMAVGCVLAFLLFAAVRFLLTQRTVNLL; translated from the coding sequence ATGAGAATCCTGTGGATTGCAGTAATTGCTGCTATTTTGGATCTGCTGCTGGGCGATCCATTGTGGATGCCCCATGTGGTACGGCTGCTGGGTACCGTGATCGGCGGACTGGATCGGTATCTTCGGTCGCTGACTGACCGCCTGCCGGAGGAAGCCGACCGTAAACAGATGGAGCGGCTGTGCGGTATTTTGCTGTGCATTCTTGTGCTGGGCAGTACCTGGGTGGTATGGACAGTATTGCGGGCGGTGCTGTACCGGATTTCCACCTGGCTGGGCTTTGCGGCGGAGTGTTTTCTGGCGTATCAGCTGCTGGCCATGCGGTGTCTGCGAAAAGAGAGCATAAAGGTGTACCATGCGCTGGCTGCCGGGGATGTGGAGCTGGCCCGGCACAATCTTTCCATGATCGTGGGCCGGGACACGGCAGTGCTTTCCCGGGAAGGAATCATCCGGGCGGACGTGGAGACGGTTGCGGAAAATATGTCCGACGGGGTGGTGGCACCGCTGTTTTTCCTGTTTCTGGGAGGGACGCTCCCCATGCTGCTGTACAAAGCGGTGAATACTATGGATTCCATGGTGGGTTATCGAAATGAAACATATCAGTATTTTGGTACCTGTGCGGCAAGATTGGATGATGTGCTGAATTTTATCCCTTCCCGGCTGTCCGGACTTTTGCTGGTGGCGGCATCCTGGCTTTGTCGGATGGATGGCGCCGATGCCTGGCAGATGTTCAAACGGGATCGGAAAAAACATGCCAGCCCCAATTCGGCCCAGACCGAGGCGGCCATGGCGGGAGCGCTTGGTGTCACTTTGGGTGGGGATGCCTGGTATTTTGGTGTGCTTCATCACAAAGAAACACTGGGGGAGGCAAAACGATCTCCGGAGGATGCGGATATCAAAAGAGCCAACCGGCTCATGGCGGTGGGCTGCGTGCTGGCTTTTCTGTTGTTTGCGGCGGTTCGTTTTTTGCTGACACAGAGAACGGTAAATCTACTGTAA
- a CDS encoding histidine phosphatase family protein: MFQIDLIRHGRTKGNEERRYVGRTDEGLSPAGRLELCKIREYLDGAERSGDNLDSEKRACSGNDPDGKKWECSGSDLDSEKHECSRAGRYRRSTRQNALPDVVFQSPLRRCQESADILFPGIPQLIIPEFRETDFGDFEYHTYEELKDDTAYRAWIASGGQTGCPGGESTDQVKTRIQAGWGILCRKMKRKMTKYHMTDDMKAMCRDVAQNTESGKVKSGYDIADSVMPDRDTRIYRGEGGNGSDGGALHSCVLLAHGGTIMELLSRYGEPKKDYYDWQTACGHGYRCLWDDRTKRLLVQGVWPPTGERKEEKQHL; this comes from the coding sequence ATGTTTCAAATTGATCTGATCCGTCATGGCCGGACGAAGGGGAACGAGGAGCGCCGATACGTGGGAAGAACCGATGAGGGACTTTCCCCGGCGGGCAGGCTGGAACTCTGTAAAATACGGGAGTACCTGGATGGCGCGGAGCGCAGCGGAGACAATCTGGACAGTGAAAAGCGTGCGTGCAGTGGGAATGATCCGGATGGTAAAAAGTGGGAATGCAGTGGAAGTGACTTGGATAGTGAAAAACACGAGTGCAGCCGAGCTGGCCGGTATCGGAGAAGCACACGCCAGAATGCATTGCCGGATGTTGTGTTTCAAAGTCCCCTGCGCCGCTGTCAGGAGAGCGCGGATATCCTATTCCCGGGTATCCCACAGCTTATAATCCCGGAATTCCGGGAAACGGATTTTGGAGACTTTGAGTATCACACCTACGAAGAATTAAAAGACGATACCGCGTATCGGGCATGGATCGCCAGCGGCGGGCAGACCGGCTGTCCAGGCGGTGAGAGCACAGATCAGGTGAAGACGAGGATACAGGCTGGGTGGGGCATTCTTTGTCGAAAAATGAAAAGAAAAATGACGAAGTACCATATGACTGATGATATGAAAGCAATGTGTAGAGATGTTGCGCAAAACACAGAAAGTGGTAAAGTAAAATCAGGATACGACATCGCAGATTCCGTTATGCCGGACAGAGATACCAGGATATATCGCGGAGAAGGCGGTAACGGATCGGACGGCGGAGCATTGCATTCCTGCGTTTTGCTGGCCCACGGCGGAACGATCATGGAGCTTTTATCCCGCTACGGGGAACCGAAGAAGGACTACTACGACTGGCAGACGGCCTGCGGCCATGGCTATCGCTGCCTGTGGGACGACAGGACAAAACGGCTGCTGGTACAGGGGGTATGGCCGCCCACTGGTGAAAGAAAAGAGGAGAAACAACACTTATGA
- a CDS encoding nicotinate-nucleotide--dimethylbenzimidazole phosphoribosyltransferase, which produces MLENMGAGISAVCILARQFGAPVYPVNIGMKTEGKHPRIRNCRVRPGTGNIAVEPAMTREEGAKAILTGLSVMKELKEEGRNLVITGEMGIGNTTTSSAMAAVFLGRSPQEVTGYGAGLSGEGLRRKIAVIDRALKINQPDAADPLDVLAKVGGLDIAGLTGLFLGGARYQMPVLIDGFISSVAACCAWKLCPAARDAMIATHCSGEPAGKWMLEALGLEPFLYADMRMGEGTGAAVAYPVLQAGFAEYTQLPTFAGGSVKAYEHLR; this is translated from the coding sequence GTGCTGGAAAATATGGGCGCGGGCATTTCGGCAGTGTGCATTCTGGCCCGCCAGTTTGGGGCACCGGTCTATCCCGTCAACATTGGCATGAAAACGGAAGGGAAGCATCCGCGGATCCGCAACTGCCGGGTGCGGCCGGGAACGGGAAACATTGCTGTAGAGCCGGCCATGACGAGAGAGGAAGGGGCAAAAGCCATTCTCACCGGACTTTCTGTCATGAAGGAACTGAAAGAAGAGGGTCGTAACCTGGTGATCACCGGGGAGATGGGCATCGGAAATACCACCACCAGCAGTGCCATGGCGGCGGTATTTCTTGGACGTTCCCCCCAGGAGGTGACCGGGTATGGCGCCGGGTTGTCCGGGGAAGGGCTGCGTCGCAAGATCGCAGTGATCGACCGGGCGCTCAAGATCAATCAGCCGGATGCCGCAGATCCGCTGGACGTGCTGGCGAAAGTGGGCGGTCTGGACATTGCCGGGCTTACCGGACTTTTTCTGGGCGGTGCCAGATATCAGATGCCGGTGCTCATCGACGGCTTCATTTCTTCGGTGGCTGCCTGCTGTGCCTGGAAGCTTTGCCCGGCGGCAAGAGATGCCATGATCGCTACCCACTGTTCCGGGGAACCGGCGGGAAAATGGATGCTGGAGGCGCTGGGACTGGAACCGTTTCTCTACGCGGACATGCGGATGGGAGAGGGAACCGGCGCGGCTGTGGCTTATCCGGTGCTGCAGGCCGGATTTGCGGAATATACCCAGCTGCCCACCTTTGCGGGCGGCAGCGTAAAAGCGTATGAACATTTGCGATAA
- the cbiD gene encoding cobalt-precorrin-5B (C(1))-methyltransferase CbiD: MADWTDAPFVYRGQKKLRRGYTTGTCAAVAAAGAARMLLSGKPVSEVKLRVPEGSTLCLSLVETSLSASSCSCGVVKDSGDDPDITNGSMVCAKVSFAHSPGLVLTGGVGVGRVTKPGLSVPVGEPAINPVPRKMILEGVETVCREYGYTGGLVVEISVPEGEALAARTFNPRLGIVGGISILGTSGIVEPMSEEALVASIGLEIRMAVKNGSGYLLLVPGNYGEDFVKEHHLADHVQPVKCSNYVGESLDMAVREGAKGVLFVAHIGKFVKLAEGMMNTHSAYGDCRMAILCAEAVRAGAPREVLPRILESVTTDEALRILQEAGFLESVMQHLMEHIEGQLTRRAAGKTQVGAIVFSNVYGVLGQTGQAEVLLRHLQENGK, from the coding sequence ATGGCAGACTGGACAGATGCCCCCTTCGTTTACCGGGGACAGAAAAAATTAAGAAGAGGATATACAACAGGCACGTGCGCGGCGGTAGCTGCGGCCGGGGCGGCCCGGATGCTGCTGTCCGGCAAACCGGTGTCCGAGGTGAAGCTCCGGGTGCCGGAGGGGAGCACGCTGTGCCTTTCTCTGGTGGAAACTAGCCTATCGGCTTCCAGCTGCAGCTGCGGGGTGGTGAAGGACAGCGGGGATGACCCGGATATCACCAACGGTTCCATGGTTTGTGCCAAAGTGTCTTTTGCACATAGTCCCGGGCTTGTTTTGACCGGCGGCGTGGGGGTCGGACGCGTGACAAAACCGGGACTTTCGGTGCCGGTAGGAGAACCGGCCATCAACCCGGTGCCCCGGAAAATGATCCTGGAAGGGGTAGAGACTGTTTGTCGGGAGTACGGATATACCGGCGGCCTGGTGGTGGAGATCTCTGTGCCGGAGGGTGAGGCGCTGGCGGCGCGTACCTTCAATCCACGGCTGGGCATTGTGGGCGGTATTTCCATTCTGGGCACCTCGGGCATTGTGGAACCCATGAGCGAGGAGGCGCTGGTGGCGTCCATCGGTCTGGAAATCCGCATGGCAGTGAAAAATGGCAGCGGGTATCTGCTGCTGGTGCCGGGCAATTACGGGGAAGATTTTGTGAAGGAACACCATCTGGCAGACCATGTGCAGCCGGTGAAATGCAGCAACTATGTGGGAGAAAGCCTGGATATGGCCGTCCGGGAGGGGGCCAAAGGCGTGCTCTTTGTGGCCCATATCGGAAAATTTGTGAAGCTGGCCGAAGGGATGATGAATACCCATTCTGCCTACGGGGACTGCCGCATGGCGATCCTGTGCGCGGAGGCTGTGCGGGCCGGGGCACCCCGGGAGGTGCTTCCCAGGATTCTGGAAAGCGTGACCACCGATGAGGCGCTGCGGATTTTGCAGGAGGCGGGATTTCTGGAATCGGTGATGCAGCATCTGATGGAGCATATCGAGGGGCAGCTGACACGCCGGGCCGCCGGGAAAACCCAGGTGGGCGCCATTGTTTTTTCCAATGTATACGGTGTGCTGGGGCAGACCGGACAGGCGGAGGTACTTCTCCGGCATTTACAGGAAAATGGGAAGTAA
- a CDS encoding adenosylcobinamide-GDP ribazoletransferase, which produces MNVWSSFLIAFSMYSRLLVPRTDWTKEHMRYVMCFFPLVGTVLGALFLVLWKICELLGLGTALTAVLLTLLPVAVTGGIHMDGLMDTMDALSSWQPMEKKLEILKDSRAGAFAVLSCGCYLLLSCGLYVEILEKQMGAMQNFSDSRKLFVLALGFTVSRALSGLSVLTFPCAKNSGLAASFSDAAVKKTGIWAMAGYLLCCAAGMLWLDARCAACMWAAAAVCFFYYKRMSRKEFGGITGDLAGFFLQICELAMAAAWLVGSHL; this is translated from the coding sequence ATGAATGTGTGGAGTAGTTTTCTCATTGCATTTTCCATGTATTCCCGGCTGCTGGTGCCGCGGACGGACTGGACGAAGGAACATATGCGGTACGTGATGTGCTTTTTCCCCCTGGTGGGAACGGTGCTGGGTGCCCTGTTTCTGGTGCTGTGGAAGATCTGTGAGTTGCTGGGTCTGGGAACGGCGCTGACGGCGGTGCTGCTGACGCTGCTGCCTGTGGCGGTCACCGGCGGTATTCATATGGACGGGCTCATGGATACCATGGACGCTCTAAGTTCCTGGCAGCCCATGGAGAAAAAGCTGGAGATTTTGAAAGACTCCCGGGCAGGCGCTTTTGCGGTGCTGTCCTGTGGCTGTTATCTGTTGCTGTCCTGTGGCCTTTATGTGGAAATTCTGGAAAAACAGATGGGCGCGATGCAAAATTTCTCCGACAGCCGAAAGTTGTTTGTGCTGGCGCTGGGCTTTACGGTGAGCCGGGCGCTGTCCGGGCTTTCGGTGCTTACCTTTCCCTGTGCCAAAAACAGCGGCCTGGCGGCTTCTTTTTCCGATGCGGCGGTGAAAAAGACCGGCATATGGGCCATGGCCGGGTATCTGCTTTGTTGTGCGGCGGGGATGCTGTGGCTGGACGCTCGGTGTGCTGCCTGCATGTGGGCGGCAGCGGCAGTCTGTTTTTTCTATTATAAAAGGATGAGCCGGAAAGAATTCGGCGGCATCACCGGGGATCTGGCGGGATTTTTTCTGCAGATCTGCGAGCTTGCCATGGCGGCGGCTTGGCTGGTAGGCAGCCATCTGTAA
- a CDS encoding cobyrinate a,c-diamide synthase, whose amino-acid sequence MKALRLMLAGISSGSGKTLVTCGLLAAWKKAGYRVQAFKCGPDYIDPMFHRTVLETDSCNLDPWFLDHQALRKLLAFRCREKDVAVLEGVMGYYDGLGGTSDRASSYEVAAATDTPVVLVVPGRGMSKSLVPLIKGFVQYRPDSHIAGVILNRISKGMYPLLKQMVEEELAEANGGKGIRVLGYVPELTDPFLAGRHLGLVLPEEIPEVQTQMEKLGALLAETLDLPGLLALAQTAPEVEASVVERPMVEISAAKTPAAGTPVPKEDRVRQKREMSGKVEAHVRIGVARDEAFCFLYPENLQILESFGAELVYFSPLRDDKLPENIQGLLLCGGYPELHGKELENNISMRQSIRERLLEGMPCLAECGGFLYLLDGLTDAEGKRWNMVGALAGEAVPKGKLVRFGYVEVTAREDTPFLPAGQSIRAHEFHYWDTNDNGDMFQAVKASGKGHWPCMRQEQQILAGFPHLYYGSNPELAGNFVKGCFQWQERCAGKQVAECHRKMLTGMVGCVGAMVLEGQADESLEGQQTER is encoded by the coding sequence ATGAAGGCCCTGCGGCTGATGCTGGCCGGGATTTCCAGCGGCAGCGGGAAAACGCTGGTGACCTGCGGCCTGCTGGCTGCCTGGAAAAAAGCGGGATATCGGGTGCAGGCCTTTAAATGCGGCCCGGATTACATCGACCCCATGTTTCACCGGACGGTGCTGGAGACGGACAGCTGCAATCTGGATCCCTGGTTCCTGGATCATCAGGCATTGAGAAAATTACTGGCTTTTCGCTGCCGGGAGAAGGATGTGGCGGTGTTGGAGGGCGTCATGGGGTACTATGACGGGCTTGGCGGCACCAGCGACCGGGCCAGCTCCTACGAGGTGGCGGCGGCCACGGACACACCGGTGGTGCTTGTGGTGCCAGGCCGGGGGATGAGTAAATCTCTCGTACCCCTCATCAAAGGTTTTGTACAATACCGGCCGGACAGCCACATCGCCGGTGTGATCTTGAACCGGATCAGCAAAGGGATGTATCCGCTGCTGAAACAGATGGTGGAGGAAGAACTGGCAGAGGCAAATGGCGGCAAGGGCATCCGGGTGTTGGGCTATGTGCCGGAGCTGACAGATCCCTTCCTGGCAGGGCGGCATCTGGGGCTGGTGCTGCCGGAGGAGATCCCAGAGGTGCAGACGCAGATGGAAAAACTGGGGGCGCTTCTTGCGGAAACCCTAGATCTGCCGGGACTGCTGGCGCTGGCACAGACGGCGCCGGAGGTGGAGGCATCAGTGGTGGAGAGGCCAATGGTGGAGATATCAGCGGCAAAGACTCCAGCGGCAGGAACACCAGTACCAAAGGAAGATCGCGTGCGACAGAAAAGAGAAATGTCGGGCAAGGTGGAAGCGCATGTCCGTATTGGTGTGGCCCGGGATGAGGCGTTCTGTTTTCTGTACCCGGAAAATTTACAGATTCTGGAAAGCTTTGGCGCAGAGCTGGTCTATTTTTCTCCATTGCGGGATGATAAACTACCGGAAAACATCCAGGGGCTGCTGCTTTGCGGCGGCTACCCGGAGCTGCACGGAAAAGAACTGGAAAACAACATATCTATGCGGCAGTCCATCCGGGAGCGTCTTCTGGAGGGGATGCCCTGTCTGGCGGAGTGCGGCGGTTTCCTGTATCTGCTGGACGGCCTGACAGATGCAGAAGGAAAGCGCTGGAACATGGTGGGAGCGTTGGCGGGAGAAGCTGTTCCGAAAGGGAAGCTGGTACGTTTCGGGTATGTGGAAGTGACTGCCCGGGAAGATACACCATTTCTGCCTGCGGGACAGTCCATCCGGGCCCATGAGTTCCACTACTGGGACACCAACGACAACGGCGATATGTTTCAGGCAGTGAAAGCCTCGGGAAAAGGCCACTGGCCCTGCATGCGGCAGGAACAGCAGATTCTGGCGGGATTTCCTCATTTATACTATGGTTCCAACCCGGAGCTGGCCGGAAATTTCGTGAAAGGTTGTTTTCAGTGGCAAGAGAGATGCGCAGGAAAACAGGTCGCGGAATGCCATCGGAAGATGCTGACGGGAATGGTCGGATGCGTTGGTGCAATGGTTTTGGAAGGACAGGCAGATGAAAGTTTGGAAGGACAACAAACAGAAAGATAA
- the cobK gene encoding precorrin-6A reductase codes for MVAEMPLYGDWPGALYKEEKTGAMSERARLEQHNPNVSGDAQADGKKSPLGISIGKDGQNRWEKTLHLYPAQLTAGVGCRRGTSKEAILEALQQATAQVGGSLMDIRLVASIDLKAKEAGLLEVCREMEVPFRCFSAEALLQAEGEFTPSPFVQEITGVDNVCERAAVTGSEGGALVLKKAGVFRGNSGIGKRKAGDLVLTGEVLIFAGTTEGRELVNYCRKEGIMAEVVVATDYGKELIEESGGIRVSAGRLDEAHMVQKMQENAFDLVLDATHPYAREASDNIRRAAAETSVPYLRVCRRESDASDGVHVGSVEEAVDFLSHTKGNVLAVTGSKELSKYRKLADYRTRVYPRILPDAQTIMDCMELGFERKNLICMQGPFSQELNEAMLHQTSAKWMVTKEGGREGGFDEKMRAARQAGAQLIVVGRPSREEGYSLPQIYDYLKKFYHIGGSRHITLAGIGTGSEQMMTGAVKEAIVQADVCIGAERMLECARDYSCKLWAGYQPDKVKAYLEEHPEFEHICILLSGDTGFYSGAAKLREALLPLDAHLTILPGISSLSYLASRLHVDYEQVCPVSLHGRTGNLVACVDSHPAVFVLLSGQDSVHAMCQELMEYGLSRVKIAVGQRLSYPDEQITVGTPEELVKDHFKDLCAALIENDDFDRHPAASIPDEAWIRGEVPMTKEEVRILSLSRLRLTEDSVLYDIGAGTGSVSVEAARRAHRGTVYAIEQKADAVELIRKNKKKFRTPNVETVYGKAPAAMEALPVPTHAFIGGSSGQLKEILTLLLEKNPKIHIVVNAITLETVAEMTRCCRELPLKDFAATLVQTARSRAVGSSHLMTGGNPVYIMSCQGDAKDGWQAKMQTTEEPEYLTEEAYGDGESPDTKNENEMWHTDEQGWVEDVSENAQEKSWNGGRFYGEKR; via the coding sequence GTGGTGGCGGAGATGCCGCTGTACGGAGACTGGCCCGGGGCGTTGTATAAAGAAGAAAAAACAGGAGCGATGTCTGAAAGGGCACGTCTGGAACAGCACAATCCAAACGTGTCAGGGGATGCACAAGCGGATGGAAAGAAATCTCCGCTGGGTATTTCTATCGGAAAAGACGGACAGAATAGATGGGAAAAGACGCTGCACCTGTATCCGGCCCAGTTGACAGCTGGAGTGGGCTGCCGGAGAGGAACATCAAAGGAAGCCATTCTGGAAGCCCTGCAGCAGGCCACAGCCCAGGTCGGGGGCTCGCTTATGGATATCCGTCTTGTGGCATCCATTGATCTGAAAGCAAAAGAGGCAGGGCTTCTGGAGGTTTGTCGGGAGATGGAAGTGCCGTTCCGGTGTTTTTCGGCGGAGGCGCTTTTGCAGGCAGAAGGGGAATTCACCCCGTCGCCTTTTGTGCAGGAGATCACCGGTGTGGACAATGTGTGCGAGCGGGCGGCAGTGACAGGCAGTGAAGGCGGAGCCCTTGTTTTGAAAAAAGCAGGTGTTTTCCGGGGTAACAGTGGCATTGGCAAAAGGAAGGCAGGAGATTTGGTTTTGACCGGAGAGGTTTTGATTTTTGCGGGAACGACAGAGGGAAGAGAGCTGGTAAATTATTGCCGGAAGGAAGGCATCATGGCGGAGGTGGTGGTGGCCACCGACTACGGGAAAGAGCTGATCGAGGAATCCGGCGGCATACGGGTGTCTGCGGGGCGGCTGGACGAGGCACATATGGTGCAGAAAATGCAGGAAAATGCCTTTGATCTGGTGCTGGATGCCACACATCCTTATGCCAGAGAGGCCAGCGACAACATCCGGCGGGCGGCGGCAGAGACGTCGGTGCCTTATTTACGGGTGTGTCGGCGGGAATCTGATGCCTCCGACGGCGTCCATGTGGGCAGCGTGGAGGAAGCGGTGGACTTTCTTTCCCATACGAAGGGCAATGTGCTGGCGGTGACCGGCAGCAAGGAGCTTTCCAAATACCGGAAGCTGGCGGATTACCGCACCCGGGTGTACCCGCGGATCCTGCCTGACGCCCAGACCATCATGGATTGTATGGAGTTGGGCTTTGAACGGAAAAATCTGATCTGTATGCAGGGGCCCTTTTCTCAGGAGCTGAACGAGGCCATGTTGCACCAGACCAGCGCCAAATGGATGGTGACCAAGGAGGGCGGCCGGGAGGGCGGTTTCGATGAAAAAATGCGGGCTGCCAGACAGGCGGGGGCGCAGCTCATTGTGGTGGGACGACCTTCCCGGGAGGAAGGGTATTCCCTGCCCCAGATCTATGACTATCTGAAAAAATTTTATCACATCGGCGGCAGCCGCCACATCACGCTGGCGGGCATCGGTACGGGCAGTGAGCAGATGATGACCGGAGCGGTAAAAGAGGCCATCGTCCAGGCGGACGTGTGCATCGGCGCGGAGCGGATGCTGGAATGTGCCCGGGACTATTCCTGCAAGCTGTGGGCAGGCTACCAGCCGGATAAGGTGAAGGCTTATCTGGAGGAACACCCGGAATTTGAGCATATCTGCATCCTGCTGTCTGGAGATACGGGATTTTATAGCGGCGCGGCGAAGCTGCGGGAGGCATTGCTGCCGCTGGATGCGCACCTGACGATTTTGCCGGGCATTTCCAGCCTGTCCTATCTGGCATCCCGGCTGCATGTGGATTACGAGCAGGTGTGCCCGGTGAGCCTCCATGGAAGAACGGGCAATCTGGTGGCCTGCGTGGACAGTCATCCGGCGGTATTTGTGCTGCTGAGCGGGCAGGACAGCGTGCACGCCATGTGCCAGGAACTGATGGAATACGGGCTGTCCCGGGTAAAGATCGCCGTGGGTCAGCGGCTTTCCTACCCGGATGAGCAGATCACCGTGGGCACGCCGGAGGAGTTGGTGAAGGATCATTTCAAAGATCTGTGTGCGGCACTCATCGAAAATGACGATTTCGACCGCCATCCTGCAGCTTCCATTCCGGATGAAGCATGGATCCGGGGCGAGGTACCCATGACGAAGGAAGAGGTGCGGATCCTGTCGTTGTCCCGGCTGCGGCTGACCGAGGACAGCGTGCTGTATGATATCGGCGCAGGAACCGGCTCCGTGTCGGTGGAGGCAGCCCGCCGGGCACACCGGGGAACGGTGTATGCCATCGAGCAGAAAGCGGACGCGGTGGAGCTGATCCGCAAAAATAAGAAAAAATTCCGCACGCCCAACGTGGAGACGGTGTACGGAAAAGCCCCTGCCGCCATGGAAGCGCTGCCGGTGCCCACCCATGCCTTTATCGGCGGCAGCAGCGGCCAGCTGAAAGAGATTCTGACGCTTTTGCTGGAAAAAAATCCAAAGATCCACATTGTGGTCAATGCGATCACGCTGGAAACCGTGGCGGAGATGACCCGGTGCTGCCGGGAACTGCCGCTGAAGGATTTTGCGGCCACACTGGTGCAGACGGCCCGTTCCCGGGCTGTGGGTTCCAGCCATCTCATGACCGGCGGTAATCCCGTGTATATCATGAGCTGCCAGGGCGATGCGAAGGACGGATGGCAGGCAAAAATGCAGACAACGGAAGAACCAGAATACCTGACCGAAGAGGCCTATGGAGATGGTGAATCACCGGATACGAAAAATGAAAATGAGATGTGGCATACAGATGAACAGGGATGGGTAGAGGACGTGTCTGAAAACGCGCAGGAAAAGTCGTGGAATGGCGGAAGATTTTATGGAGAAAAACGATGA
- a CDS encoding bifunctional adenosylcobinamide kinase/adenosylcobinamide-phosphate guanylyltransferase — MKFVFGGSFQGKLDFVAEQLVQEGKIPQKAQISALTAEGEICAWEDFFAKPVIHHLEQAIWRGMAEEQDPYAFVEELLHQNPDVWIIMDEVGSGIVPLDADIRRWRETVGRISCLLSQEATDVYRVLCGIPRCLKKEGVYVSN; from the coding sequence ATGAAATTTGTATTCGGCGGCAGTTTTCAGGGAAAGCTGGATTTTGTGGCGGAGCAGCTGGTACAGGAAGGAAAAATTCCACAGAAAGCGCAGATTTCTGCGTTGACAGCGGAGGGAGAAATCTGCGCTTGGGAGGATTTCTTTGCAAAGCCGGTGATCCATCATCTGGAGCAGGCAATCTGGCGGGGCATGGCAGAAGAGCAGGATCCGTATGCTTTCGTGGAAGAACTGCTGCACCAAAATCCCGACGTCTGGATCATCATGGATGAAGTGGGAAGCGGCATTGTGCCGCTGGATGCCGATATCCGCCGCTGGCGGGAAACGGTGGGCCGGATCAGCTGTCTGCTTTCTCAGGAGGCCACGGATGTTTATCGGGTGCTGTGCGGCATCCCCCGGTGCCTGAAAAAGGAGGGCGTCTATGTTTCAAATTGA